The nucleotide sequence cgttgtttcaatctcaatctcacCTCTTGCTTTAGTCTTGAATACAAACCACCATTCTGCTTTTTCTCTGGTGTTGCTCATTGGATGAGGTGCAAAATATACTTGAATTGCTTTATGTGCAATGATAAACGGATCATATTTAACATATCGTCGATTCTTTCGAATCTGTATGATTCCATACTCTTTGTTTACTTTTGTTCCTTTGCCGATCGTGGGATCAAACCATTCACATTTAAATAGTACAACTCTTTTTAGTGGTAGCCCAGTATACTCAACTTGAATAATTTCATCAAGCTGACCATAGAAATCATTTTCATATTCACCATAACCTGTGCCTTTGACACATATTCCATAATTCTGAGTTGACTTTCCACTCGAGTGAGATCTTGTGTGAAACTTGAAGCCATTGACTTTGTAGATAGGCCAACATTTAACAATTCTCAAAGGACCCCATGCCAAAGAATGAATATTCGAATCTGTCACATTATTTAAAGGATCATGAACCTGTATTAAATAAGAACCAATAAGTTAGAATATAATATGTTATCTACCAAAAAATGTGTGTACAATAAGATCATCAAATCATGTTGACTTACATAATTTTTAAACCATTCTGCAAAATCCGCTTCAATAAATTGATCAACTTGTTCATCACTTAAAGTAATATGATCTTGGCGTATGAAGTCCACAAAGATCCTATAGTACATaaatttcaaataaattaaaattattaatatcaaaaaatattattaatagtaagaatatatatataggaaGATAAATACTCACTCAATATATGGCTTAATTTCATCACAGTTTATTAGTATATGATTCATGGCTGCACTGAATTCTTTGTCATCTAAATAACGAGTTTTGCATTCACCAACCAAACAACCAGGCAAATTAAAAATAGACAAATTTTGCTCAATTGAATCATCACTTTCATCATTTTGCTTTGCGTCGATGCTAGTTTGGTTAAAATAGTACTCACAAAAGTGAGAAATCTCCTCAATTAGGTATGATTCAACGATAGATCCTTCAACATGTGCTTTGTTCTTGACCTTTTTCTTAAGATGATGGAGAAACCTATCATGAAAAAATTCataacaaaaatcaaataaaaaataattggcTTCATAAAACAGTAAAAAGAAATTTGAGAATAAATATAGAGGTGTGACTAAGGTACCTCTCAAAAGGATACATCCATCTATATTGCACAGGACCACCGAGCAATGCTTCAAATGGCAAATGAATAGGTAGATGTTCCATTGAGTCAAAAAATCCAGGAGGAAAAATACATTCTAATTTGCATAGCACAATTGGAATATTTTCTTCTAGCTTATTTAGAACATCTTCTCGTAACGATGTTGAGCACAAATCTCGAAAGAATTGACTTAACTCTGTTATTGGCTTCCATATCTGCTCTGGCAATGAACTAAAAGCGATTGGGAGTAAACGTTCCATAAATATATGACAATCATGACTTTTCATTCCATATAACTTGCCCTCTTTCATGTCAACACATCTCCCTAAATTTGAAACATATCCATCAGGCATCCTTAACTCTTTCACCCATTCACATATTGCCCTCTTTTGCTGGAGGGTAAATGTGTAGTTTGCTTTGGGTTTTATAATTTTACCTCCACTTTGTACTGGCAGTTCTAAACTTTTTCGCTTGCAGTATAATGACAGATCCATTCTAGCCTTTACATTATCTTTAGTCTTCTCTTTGATGTCCATGACAGTATTGAATATATTATCAAATACATTCTTCTCAATATGCATTACATCAAGGTTATGACGGATTAAATTATGACGCCAATAAGGCAAATcccaaaatatgcttcttttggtCCAATTATGCATACTTCCATATCCTTCTATCTCAAGTTGCTCAACATCACTTATCTTATCATAATTCTGAACTATATCCCATATTTGCTCTCCAGTCAATCTTGGCGGAGGTTCTGATCTTTCAATTCTATTCTTATAGAATGCATCCTTGTTTCTTCTAAACATGTGATTATCTGGCAAGAATTGTCTGTGGCAATCAAACCATGATGG is from Arachis ipaensis cultivar K30076 chromosome B01, Araip1.1, whole genome shotgun sequence and encodes:
- the LOC107607165 gene encoding uncharacterized protein LOC107607165, producing MVVDAAGPELMSQFEEHMEEPPNAEAKKFYDLLQSAQRPLFEGCIDHSELSMAVKMLSIKAKGNVSQQIFDDFVKAMKEVMPKENLLVSNFYEAKKLVSKLGMESNKIDYCINGCMLYYNEDDVPRKECKFCHSPRYKIGKKGKQVPLKRMHYLPLIPRLRRLYASMNTAPHMRWHFDHEFKGVIEHPSDSKAWKYFDRKHPQFSQEPRNVRLGLCADGFTPFGQSGKQYSCWPIIVTPYNLPPSMCIKTPYMFLSMIIPGPRNPKTRIDVYLQPLIDELKLLWEDGVLTYDIHSKSNFVMRAALLWTINDFPAYGMLSRWMTAGRLACPYCMKRTKAFQLKNGGKPSWFDCHRQFLPDNHMFRRNKDAFYKNRIERSEPPPRLTGEQIWDIVQNYDKISDVEQLEIEGYGSMHNWTKRSIFWDLPYWRHNLIRHNLDVMHIEKNVFDNIFNTVMDIKEKTKDNVKARMDLSLYCKRKSLELPVQSGGKIIKPKANYTFTLQQKRAICEWVKELRMPDGYVSNLGRCVDMKEGKLYGMKSHDCHIFMERLLPIAFSSLPEQIWKPITELSQFFRDLCSTSLREDVLNKLEENIPIVLCKLECIFPPGFFDSMEHLPIHLPFEALLGGPVQYRWMYPFERFLHHLKKKVKNKAHVEGSIVESYLIEEISHFCEYYFNQTSIDAKQNDESDDSIEQNLSIFNLPGCLVGECKTRYLDDKEFSAAMNHILINCDEIKPYIEIFVDFIRQDHITLSDEQVDQFIEADFAEWFKNYVHDPLNNVTDSNIHSLAWGPLRIVKCWPIYKVNGFKFHTRSHSSGKSTQNYGICVKGTGYGEYENDFYGQLDEIIQVEYTGLPLKRVVLFKCEWFDPTIGKGTKVNKEYGIIQIRKNRRYVKYDPFIIAHKAIQVYFAPHPMSNTREKAEWWFVFKTKARGEIEIETTENFAYQEDDTNQSNNHISNDIDIIVDLLDTNSGKYPGVSAASLRSRFKSKNLEKEVSSSNRKKGGGAGEVSQPRQGRRKVIAKKRKSSVVDVSEDTSEKEQGVSLEEIQAFVVNQKKVA